In Bythopirellula goksoeyrii, a single window of DNA contains:
- a CDS encoding GxxExxY protein, whose amino-acid sequence MVAQWDNINQLCDIVRETSFAIHSYHRNGHLEKIYENALVHRLRSQGLCVLQQHPLNVLDEDGTILGEYYADLFIEGQLIVELKAARSICDEYVAQLLGYLKSSRIETGLLINFGSPKLYVKKYLMTPQDI is encoded by the coding sequence ATGGTTGCCCAATGGGATAATATTAATCAGCTCTGCGACATAGTGCGGGAAACGAGTTTTGCAATTCACAGCTACCATCGAAACGGACATCTGGAAAAGATCTACGAAAACGCATTGGTCCACCGGTTGCGAAGTCAGGGGCTTTGCGTACTGCAGCAACACCCTCTCAATGTGTTGGATGAAGATGGAACGATTCTTGGTGAGTATTACGCAGACTTGTTTATTGAAGGACAACTCATAGTCGAGCTGAAGGCCGCCAGATCTATCTGCGATGAATATGTTGCTCAACTCTTGGGTTATCTAAAATCATCAAGAATCGAAACAGGTTTGCTCATCAATTTTGGCAGCCCAAAGCTCTACGTAAAAAAATACCTCATGACGCCCCAAGATATCTAA
- a CDS encoding DUF7133 domain-containing protein codes for MKKVTKKSVCLAAFLSAALPASMSAGADLAENVTNELGSAEWIWSPAHTRNEVPQGDCFFRKSFELGDPEFGEVQITADNGFELFVNGQSVGTGADWRKLQVFEVTKLLVPGRNSIAIRVSNTDEGSAGLVGRVITKEKGGTYADFPTNASWRTSVRNYTDWTATTFNDKQWVNATSYGILGNALPWGDEIVIAGVGARFNIAKDFVIERLMRDDEVGSLIAMAFDSQGDILASREGGNLLLITDSDDNGTPDSVEVFCDKLKNVQGILPLGTRVFAIGDGPEGVALYRLRDADRDGSAEEIQALVPIRGSRGEHGAHAVRLGPDGLIYVVVGNHARVGAKPGPQSPFRSAYEGDLIQPRFEDPRGHAVGIPAPGGTIFRTDADGTFVELVAGGMRNSYDFGFSPQGELFTYDADMEWDMGAPWYRPTRVNHVTAGAELGWRSGWAKWPSYYLDSLPPALELGAGSPTGVEFYDHNVFPERYHGAMFACDWASGLIHAIRFKRNGSTYNAASEVFLAGRPLNATDLAVGPDGALYFCTGGRGTDGGVYRVRWTGATPLATDDAIGTITSALKQPQFDADWARAKIAKTKAVLGDHWNAALQQVSLDASRRLADRQRAVNLMVTFGPRPTDELLLRLSGDPVAEIRAQAARLMNADSIACAEQLNRLLADSDPLVRRLACESLTKQGGNASAEKLVELLGDEDRFVAFAAQRALQQQSQAEWAQVVANSDDLNTFCRGAVALLAENREPAVAQAILDRCQAKLQLSSANSPQWLVNLLRVSQLALTLGELPAEQGSELGEILLSKYPSGNVAVDRELARLLVYLQVPGAADKFAEQLASELHQREKLHIAAYASRLETGWTINTKLVLMKFFEEIRGEEGGYSVSAYVENFSRDFFTKFSLAERQQVLAAGEKWPTSSLSVLAKLPAELPADLLAELRALDAKVQPLCAESDAFRRLRVGIFAVLGRSTDPQSAAYLREVYSTTPEDRPTVAMSLTQHPEGENWAYLVDALRTVDGRVAQEILRSLGTVPQRPQEPEPYRQVILQGLRLGDEGASLALALLDHWAGKEAAESYPDWNAQLAGWQQWYGTNFPAAPPAELPADAGTDKWSYGELLSYLESDAARSADSTQGRAAFEAAQCVKCHRCNAVGETLGPDLTNISRRFHRKEILEAIVYPSHNISDQYASRIVMSNGRTLAGLVVPRGAEGVTILLTDGEKVDIAQSDIDEIRESPTSAMPGGLLNRLSLEQVGQLFAYLEAAGETSLARRPGAESR; via the coding sequence ATGAAGAAGGTGACGAAGAAATCGGTATGTCTGGCGGCGTTCTTATCTGCCGCTTTGCCGGCAAGCATGTCTGCTGGTGCGGATCTTGCAGAGAACGTAACGAATGAACTCGGCAGCGCCGAGTGGATCTGGTCCCCTGCGCATACTCGCAATGAAGTTCCCCAAGGGGACTGCTTCTTCCGCAAGTCTTTTGAGCTGGGCGATCCCGAGTTTGGTGAAGTGCAAATCACCGCCGACAATGGGTTTGAGTTATTCGTCAACGGTCAGTCTGTGGGAACAGGCGCCGACTGGCGAAAGCTACAGGTATTCGAAGTCACCAAGCTGTTGGTTCCTGGACGCAATAGTATTGCCATTCGCGTGAGCAATACGGACGAAGGTTCTGCCGGGCTCGTTGGTCGTGTGATCACCAAAGAAAAGGGTGGTACGTATGCAGACTTCCCTACCAATGCAAGCTGGCGGACGAGTGTGCGAAACTATACCGACTGGACGGCGACCACATTCAACGACAAGCAGTGGGTCAATGCGACCAGCTATGGCATCTTAGGAAACGCGCTACCTTGGGGTGACGAGATCGTAATCGCAGGAGTCGGAGCGCGTTTTAACATCGCCAAGGACTTCGTCATCGAACGACTCATGCGCGACGACGAGGTCGGCTCGCTGATTGCCATGGCGTTTGATTCGCAGGGAGATATACTCGCATCGCGCGAAGGGGGCAATCTGCTGCTGATCACCGACAGCGATGACAACGGCACGCCGGATTCAGTGGAGGTCTTCTGCGACAAGCTCAAGAATGTACAAGGCATCCTACCGCTGGGGACGCGAGTGTTTGCTATCGGCGATGGGCCTGAAGGTGTGGCCCTCTATCGACTGCGTGATGCGGATCGGGATGGGTCGGCGGAAGAAATTCAAGCACTGGTGCCGATTCGCGGTTCGCGAGGCGAACATGGAGCCCATGCCGTGCGACTGGGTCCCGACGGTTTGATCTATGTGGTGGTGGGCAATCACGCTCGGGTAGGCGCGAAGCCTGGGCCTCAAAGTCCTTTCCGTAGTGCGTACGAAGGAGATTTGATTCAACCTCGGTTTGAAGATCCTCGCGGGCATGCCGTGGGGATCCCTGCCCCTGGAGGTACGATATTTCGCACTGATGCAGACGGAACGTTTGTCGAACTCGTCGCCGGCGGGATGCGCAATTCGTATGACTTCGGCTTTAGCCCCCAAGGGGAATTGTTCACCTACGATGCGGACATGGAATGGGACATGGGTGCCCCGTGGTATCGGCCCACTCGTGTGAATCACGTCACGGCCGGGGCGGAGCTTGGCTGGCGGAGTGGTTGGGCGAAGTGGCCGAGCTATTATCTAGACAGCCTACCCCCTGCCCTGGAGTTGGGTGCAGGATCGCCCACAGGTGTCGAGTTCTATGATCACAATGTGTTTCCTGAGCGCTATCATGGTGCCATGTTTGCTTGCGACTGGGCGAGCGGTCTGATCCACGCGATCAGATTCAAGCGGAACGGCTCAACGTACAATGCTGCGAGCGAAGTCTTCCTTGCCGGACGTCCACTCAACGCAACAGACCTGGCCGTGGGACCGGATGGTGCACTCTATTTTTGCACGGGGGGTCGAGGCACCGATGGCGGTGTTTATCGAGTACGTTGGACCGGTGCAACACCGCTGGCCACGGATGACGCGATAGGTACGATCACTTCAGCGCTAAAGCAACCTCAATTCGATGCCGATTGGGCCCGCGCGAAAATTGCCAAGACGAAAGCAGTCCTGGGAGACCACTGGAACGCCGCTCTACAGCAGGTGTCCCTCGATGCAAGTCGAAGGCTTGCTGACCGACAGCGAGCCGTGAATTTGATGGTCACCTTTGGACCGCGTCCCACGGACGAGCTACTCCTGCGTCTCTCGGGCGATCCGGTTGCAGAAATTCGGGCCCAAGCGGCTCGCCTGATGAATGCGGACTCGATTGCCTGCGCTGAACAACTCAATCGTTTGCTCGCTGACAGCGATCCATTGGTACGTCGTTTGGCCTGTGAATCACTTACCAAACAGGGAGGCAATGCTTCTGCCGAGAAACTGGTTGAGTTGTTGGGTGATGAGGACCGCTTCGTGGCGTTTGCCGCCCAGCGGGCTCTTCAGCAACAATCACAAGCTGAATGGGCGCAAGTGGTTGCCAATAGCGATGATTTAAACACCTTTTGCCGTGGAGCTGTTGCCCTGCTGGCCGAGAATCGTGAACCGGCAGTTGCCCAAGCGATCCTCGATCGCTGCCAAGCGAAACTGCAATTATCGAGTGCGAATTCTCCACAGTGGTTGGTGAATCTGCTGCGCGTTTCGCAATTGGCACTTACCTTGGGAGAACTCCCTGCGGAACAAGGCTCTGAACTGGGTGAGATTTTGCTAAGCAAATACCCTTCAGGTAATGTTGCCGTCGATCGCGAACTTGCCAGGTTGCTGGTGTACTTGCAGGTTCCCGGTGCGGCCGACAAGTTTGCGGAGCAACTTGCCAGTGAACTCCATCAGCGAGAGAAACTTCATATCGCCGCCTATGCGAGTCGTTTGGAAACCGGCTGGACGATTAACACCAAATTGGTGCTGATGAAATTCTTTGAGGAGATTCGCGGTGAGGAAGGTGGCTACAGTGTGAGCGCCTATGTGGAAAACTTCTCTCGTGATTTCTTCACGAAGTTCTCCCTGGCCGAGCGACAACAAGTGCTTGCTGCTGGTGAGAAGTGGCCGACTTCGTCGCTCTCGGTTCTGGCGAAGCTGCCAGCCGAGCTACCTGCGGACTTATTGGCCGAGTTGCGTGCTCTTGACGCTAAAGTTCAACCCCTGTGCGCCGAGAGCGATGCGTTCCGCCGGTTGCGCGTGGGGATCTTTGCCGTGTTGGGTCGCAGTACAGATCCGCAGAGTGCGGCTTATCTGCGGGAAGTTTACAGCACAACTCCTGAAGATCGTCCCACAGTGGCCATGAGTCTCACGCAACACCCGGAAGGGGAAAATTGGGCTTACTTGGTTGATGCGCTAAGAACTGTCGATGGCCGGGTGGCGCAGGAAATCTTGCGATCGCTCGGCACGGTGCCTCAACGTCCACAAGAGCCGGAGCCCTATCGGCAAGTCATCCTGCAGGGACTCCGACTTGGCGACGAAGGTGCTTCCCTAGCACTGGCCCTGCTGGATCATTGGGCAGGAAAAGAAGCGGCTGAGAGCTATCCCGATTGGAACGCGCAACTCGCTGGCTGGCAACAATGGTACGGCACGAACTTCCCTGCAGCACCCCCTGCTGAATTACCGGCTGACGCGGGGACGGACAAATGGAGCTACGGCGAGTTGTTGAGCTATCTGGAAAGCGATGCGGCCCGGTCGGCAGACTCAACGCAAGGCCGCGCGGCATTCGAGGCTGCCCAGTGTGTGAAGTGCCATCGGTGCAATGCTGTGGGCGAGACGCTGGGGCCGGATCTGACCAACATTTCGCGTCGGTTCCATCGCAAGGAAATCTTAGAAGCGATTGTGTACCCGTCGCACAACATATCTGACCAATATGCGAGCCGCATCGTGATGAGCAACGGCCGTACCCTTGCAGGCTTGGTCGTCCCGCGCGGTGCTGAGGGCGTGACAATTCTCTTGACCGACGGCGAGAAAGTGGACATCGCCCAAAGCGACATCGACGAAATCCGCGAGAGCCCTACTTCCGCCATGCCCGGCGGGCTGCTGAATCGACTGAGCCTGGAGCAAGTGGGACAGTTGTTCGCTTATCTGGAAGCAGCAGGGGAGACGAGTTTGGCGCGGCGGCCAGGCGCTGAGAGTCGCTAA
- a CDS encoding Gfo/Idh/MocA family protein, with amino-acid sequence MAQESQVTRRDFIQKGATGAAVLGAASTFAAPASAQAAGANQRLRIGFIGPGGRGLSGHVLPLAKLREDGASIDLVAVNDVYTHQADKVANTIKEKTGTSPKRYDDYRDLLADKDIDAVCIGTPDHWHAKQTIDAMKAGKHVYCEKPMTHTIEEAFDVVNTWKDTGKVMQVGVQSTALPVWGEANEVLKSGELGKVLMFQTEYFRNSDMGQWRYYPLHKEMTPQTINWKSWLGVDEGLAPDMPFDRAIYAQWRRFWPFGSGMYTDLFVHRTTSMLKATGLRFPRRVVGAGGIYLEYDGRDVPDVATVVADYDEGVQGLITATMSCADTPIKQLIRGHFGSLVFGNGEEFAGFDFEAERPQVTHDSSIKNKRYEVGKINNTTEAHQKNFVDCCLAGTPDKVNCSPELGAAAIVTVSLGSRSYREGKVFHFDPETSTVSDGNADWAKKWEKISHERGNPHHIAGWNAGDKGSKLVDPEYQRLEGPWVDGRDPVASL; translated from the coding sequence ATGGCACAAGAGAGTCAAGTTACTCGTCGAGATTTTATCCAAAAGGGCGCCACAGGCGCTGCGGTGCTTGGTGCTGCTAGTACGTTTGCGGCACCAGCATCGGCCCAAGCGGCGGGCGCCAACCAACGGCTGCGAATTGGATTCATTGGTCCCGGCGGACGCGGATTGTCTGGCCATGTCCTCCCTCTTGCCAAGCTCCGTGAAGATGGTGCGTCGATTGATCTGGTTGCTGTGAATGACGTGTATACCCATCAGGCAGATAAGGTGGCGAACACAATCAAAGAAAAAACGGGGACTTCGCCAAAACGGTACGACGATTATCGTGATCTTTTGGCCGACAAGGATATCGATGCGGTATGCATCGGCACTCCCGACCATTGGCACGCTAAGCAAACAATCGATGCCATGAAGGCAGGAAAGCATGTTTATTGCGAAAAGCCGATGACTCATACCATCGAAGAAGCCTTCGATGTGGTGAATACGTGGAAGGACACCGGCAAGGTGATGCAGGTAGGTGTGCAGTCGACCGCCCTGCCCGTATGGGGAGAAGCAAACGAAGTGCTCAAGAGTGGTGAACTTGGCAAAGTTCTCATGTTCCAAACGGAATACTTCCGCAATTCGGACATGGGTCAATGGCGATACTATCCACTGCACAAGGAGATGACACCACAGACGATTAATTGGAAGTCCTGGCTCGGAGTTGATGAAGGCCTCGCCCCGGACATGCCATTTGATCGGGCCATTTATGCTCAATGGCGACGGTTCTGGCCATTTGGCTCTGGCATGTACACCGACTTGTTTGTTCACCGCACAACTTCTATGCTCAAGGCGACCGGCCTGCGTTTCCCACGGCGAGTTGTGGGGGCCGGGGGTATTTACTTGGAATACGACGGTCGCGACGTGCCAGATGTGGCAACCGTTGTTGCCGACTACGATGAGGGGGTCCAAGGATTGATCACAGCGACGATGTCGTGTGCAGACACTCCCATCAAGCAGTTAATTCGCGGGCACTTTGGTTCCCTCGTGTTTGGCAACGGGGAAGAGTTCGCAGGCTTTGACTTCGAGGCCGAACGTCCTCAGGTCACCCACGATAGCAGCATCAAGAACAAGCGATACGAAGTGGGCAAGATCAATAACACGACCGAAGCACACCAGAAAAACTTCGTCGATTGCTGCCTGGCGGGAACTCCAGATAAAGTAAATTGCTCGCCTGAACTAGGTGCAGCAGCAATCGTGACGGTCTCCCTGGGATCTCGCAGCTACCGTGAAGGGAAAGTATTCCACTTTGACCCTGAAACGAGCACGGTCAGCGACGGCAATGCCGACTGGGCCAAGAAGTGGGAAAAGATTTCCCACGAACGGGGAAACCCACACCACATCGCTGGCTGGAATGCTGGCGACAAGGGGAGCAAGTTGGTTGACCCTGAGTATCAGCGTCTCGAAGGACCTTGGGTCGACGGTCGAGACCCAGTGGCTTCGCTGTAG
- a CDS encoding anti-sigma factor family protein has translation MNNPPTNHDPSRLEQIVAYLDGELSPEDEAIVQRQLADDDAFRQEVQSIDRAWGALDALPGVTVDDKFSQTTMEMVVDAAQHEVSARTIAQPIHQRNQWLAKALMAAAAAALGWLGVQLVRENPNRTLLTDLPAIEYIDIYSQFQDVAFLRKLRSELGGTPWATDLSEADLADRVQEFNEIASDTDRPQWLSSEEDEERTALRGRYNHFLAVSAKEQSRLRDLHKDVVMAEDRDQLVETLLAYQSWLNTLSASQQFELREMPLDKRVSEIVNIQLREGENNWIELSAEETRQLRLAFFEIRSRLINNMTSEERDQFNSAGVEERRYMVFRQIGPSRDEWRSKTVELLSPESKIQFEKLSLNQQQTQLRRWMRDLTERDKRERGPGKRRRFDGISQEELERYFAEELDAATRERLLAQPRERMEQQLKSLYLRGELPSDDDFRAARDRQGPPGRDRLGPGPPPRGDRDRRGPPRGGRGGPPEDRPGFGHPPRQGEDLRPRDPPPRPEGGF, from the coding sequence ATGAACAACCCACCCACCAACCACGATCCAAGTCGCCTGGAGCAAATCGTCGCCTATCTCGATGGCGAGCTATCGCCTGAGGATGAGGCGATTGTCCAGCGGCAGCTTGCCGACGATGATGCCTTTCGCCAAGAAGTGCAAAGCATTGATCGAGCCTGGGGGGCTCTGGATGCATTGCCGGGGGTGACGGTGGATGACAAGTTCTCTCAGACCACAATGGAAATGGTGGTGGATGCTGCCCAGCACGAAGTCTCGGCTCGAACAATTGCCCAACCCATTCACCAACGTAATCAGTGGCTTGCCAAAGCACTAATGGCAGCGGCGGCAGCGGCGTTGGGTTGGTTAGGCGTGCAACTAGTCCGCGAGAATCCCAATCGCACCTTGCTTACTGATTTGCCGGCAATTGAATACATCGACATCTATTCCCAATTCCAAGACGTCGCTTTTCTGCGAAAACTCCGTAGCGAACTGGGGGGCACACCGTGGGCAACGGATCTATCGGAAGCCGATCTAGCAGACCGAGTGCAGGAGTTCAATGAGATCGCTTCGGACACCGATCGCCCACAATGGCTTTCCAGTGAGGAAGATGAAGAACGGACAGCCTTGCGGGGGCGGTACAATCATTTTCTGGCGGTCTCGGCGAAGGAACAATCCCGTCTACGAGACTTACACAAAGACGTAGTCATGGCAGAAGACCGCGACCAACTCGTCGAAACATTGCTTGCTTATCAGTCATGGCTCAATACACTCTCCGCCAGCCAGCAATTTGAACTACGAGAAATGCCACTCGACAAGCGGGTGAGCGAAATCGTAAATATCCAGCTTCGTGAAGGCGAGAACAACTGGATCGAACTTTCAGCAGAAGAGACTCGGCAACTTCGCCTGGCTTTTTTTGAGATACGTTCTCGGCTTATTAATAATATGACAAGTGAAGAGCGTGACCAATTTAATTCTGCTGGTGTGGAGGAAAGAAGGTACATGGTTTTTCGCCAGATCGGACCTTCCCGGGACGAGTGGCGGAGCAAGACCGTCGAATTACTTTCGCCGGAAAGCAAAATACAGTTTGAGAAACTCTCCTTAAACCAACAGCAGACTCAACTTCGCCGCTGGATGAGGGATCTTACAGAGCGTGATAAACGCGAGCGTGGGCCAGGTAAACGCCGTCGTTTTGATGGGATTTCACAAGAGGAATTGGAACGATACTTCGCTGAGGAACTCGATGCAGCCACGCGAGAACGCCTACTAGCTCAACCACGTGAACGCATGGAGCAGCAACTCAAATCGCTCTATTTGCGGGGTGAATTGCCAAGCGACGACGATTTTCGTGCGGCGCGAGATCGTCAGGGGCCTCCAGGGCGCGACCGCCTGGGACCGGGGCCTCCTCCCAGAGGCGATCGAGACAGACGCGGTCCGCCGCGAGGGGGTCGGGGCGGACCACCAGAGGATCGACCAGGTTTCGGACATCCGCCGCGTCAAGGTGAGGACCTTAGGCCAAGAGATCCGCCTCCTCGCCCAGAAGGCGGATTCTGA
- the lepB gene encoding signal peptidase I: MASDMTSRRVPWVALALSFLSPGVGHIYCGRIAKGLPLYFAWLLVPLCAVLAALVPPSVTVLMLLLLLPAVAVLLVYLYAAIDAWRLASQIGSDYSLRDYNHAGVYWLLIVVQLIYSIGLIVGMRGFVYEAYLIPASSMSPTILNGDRILARKLLPANYFPERGDLIVFRNPTPSIADAFVKRVVAVAGDHIEIRGERLLINGKELERDRVPDEILKFLGKQLSGRVEFEVNSGHRYLVAYGDYSEGGRAEGDFDATIPERHVFVLGDNRDRSNDSRHFGSIPVGDIVGYVDYIYWPSESWSRFGVLNDRLP, encoded by the coding sequence ATGGCCAGTGATATGACATCGCGACGTGTACCTTGGGTTGCATTGGCGCTCTCGTTCTTATCTCCGGGAGTGGGCCACATATACTGTGGACGGATTGCCAAGGGACTTCCGCTCTACTTTGCGTGGCTCCTCGTGCCACTCTGTGCAGTTTTAGCAGCGCTGGTGCCCCCCTCAGTAACAGTTCTCATGTTGCTATTGCTGCTGCCTGCTGTCGCTGTCCTTCTCGTGTACCTGTACGCAGCCATCGATGCGTGGCGACTCGCTTCTCAGATCGGTTCGGACTATTCTCTCCGTGATTACAATCACGCCGGAGTTTACTGGCTCCTCATTGTCGTCCAACTGATTTACTCGATCGGCCTGATAGTTGGAATGCGCGGTTTCGTCTACGAGGCGTATTTGATTCCAGCGAGCAGCATGAGTCCTACCATCCTCAATGGGGATCGCATCCTCGCCAGAAAACTGTTGCCGGCAAATTACTTTCCCGAACGCGGCGATTTGATCGTGTTTCGCAATCCAACACCGTCGATCGCCGACGCATTCGTCAAACGGGTTGTTGCGGTAGCCGGTGACCACATCGAGATCCGTGGCGAGCGATTGCTCATCAATGGCAAGGAACTGGAAAGAGATCGTGTTCCTGATGAGATCCTAAAGTTTCTTGGCAAACAACTAAGCGGGCGAGTCGAATTTGAAGTGAACTCTGGTCATCGTTATTTGGTTGCCTACGGTGACTATTCAGAAGGTGGACGCGCAGAGGGTGATTTTGATGCGACAATACCGGAACGCCATGTTTTTGTGCTAGGTGACAACCGCGATCGCTCAAACGACAGCCGACATTTTGGATCGATTCCAGTCGGAGATATCGTTGGCTACGTCGACTACATCTACTGGCCATCCGAATCCTGGTCACGTTTTGGTGTCCTAAACGACCGGTTGCCTTAG
- a CDS encoding Ig-like domain-containing protein, with the protein MNYQFAQTRNKTWWYATLLGVILAYVPMTDVTSATNETDDPPNELPAWVVATSPDIGAAGVDPKKSEITITFDRDMQQGMSWTGGPPLFPEVPKGAEAHWRDKRTCVLPVKLKAGKKYRVGINSTSYQNFRSEEDEPVPPTVIYFSTTGMPQIVKMVPENGATDVDPKTKALRVTFNVPMSKGMSWMGGGDKFPELPEGKKAKWSSNGKTCILPVILKPNHEYQLGINSRSHINFQSKSGVPVEPVAYSFKTGEGK; encoded by the coding sequence ATGAATTATCAATTTGCTCAAACACGCAACAAAACCTGGTGGTACGCAACTTTATTGGGTGTGATACTCGCTTACGTACCGATGACGGACGTCACCAGTGCGACCAACGAAACTGACGATCCGCCCAACGAGCTTCCCGCGTGGGTCGTGGCAACATCCCCTGATATCGGCGCTGCTGGTGTCGATCCCAAGAAATCGGAGATCACGATCACCTTCGACCGCGACATGCAGCAGGGCATGAGCTGGACCGGCGGACCGCCTCTCTTTCCCGAGGTTCCGAAGGGCGCTGAAGCACATTGGCGTGATAAACGAACCTGTGTATTGCCGGTAAAACTCAAGGCTGGCAAAAAGTACCGCGTGGGAATCAACTCCACAAGCTATCAAAACTTCCGCAGTGAAGAAGATGAGCCAGTGCCGCCTACGGTCATCTATTTCTCCACGACTGGTATGCCGCAAATAGTCAAGATGGTTCCTGAGAATGGCGCGACCGACGTTGATCCTAAAACCAAGGCGTTGCGAGTTACATTCAACGTACCCATGAGTAAGGGGATGAGTTGGATGGGTGGAGGAGACAAGTTTCCAGAATTGCCTGAAGGAAAAAAGGCCAAATGGTCTTCCAATGGGAAGACCTGCATTCTTCCTGTGATTCTCAAGCCGAATCACGAGTATCAACTGGGAATCAACAGCAGGTCGCACATCAACTTCCAGTCCAAATCGGGCGTGCCCGTTGAACCGGTGGCTTATAGTTTCAAGACCGGAGAAGGCAAATGA
- a CDS encoding RNA polymerase sigma factor, which translates to MEIEDRELVERVLAGQTENFRELVDRHQQPIFRFAKGFLGNREDAQDVTQEALVAAFSNLSGYDSSRAAFSTWLFTIVRNRCINLLKQSRPIALKELDSIADVPSADQIASREFSQQLDRALAALPVEQRSAFVLAEIEELPYAEIARIERTSLGTVKSRIHRAKQRLQSLLKSAMRESK; encoded by the coding sequence GTGGAAATTGAAGATCGAGAGCTGGTGGAGCGAGTGCTTGCTGGACAAACGGAAAACTTTCGCGAGCTTGTCGACCGTCATCAGCAACCGATCTTTCGCTTCGCTAAAGGGTTTTTGGGGAATCGGGAGGACGCTCAGGATGTTACGCAAGAAGCTTTAGTTGCCGCGTTTTCCAATTTGTCCGGTTACGATTCTTCACGCGCTGCCTTCTCGACTTGGCTGTTCACCATTGTTCGTAACCGCTGCATCAATTTGCTCAAACAGAGTCGACCGATCGCATTGAAAGAACTGGATTCGATCGCAGACGTCCCGTCGGCGGATCAAATAGCTAGCCGAGAGTTTTCACAACAACTCGATCGAGCGTTGGCAGCGTTGCCGGTGGAACAACGATCAGCTTTCGTTCTGGCCGAAATCGAAGAATTGCCTTATGCCGAGATTGCTCGGATAGAGCGAACATCTCTAGGAACCGTGAAATCCCGTATCCATCGAGCAAAACAACGACTTCAGTCCCTGCTGAAGTCCGCAATGAGGGAGTCGAAATGA
- a CDS encoding RNA polymerase sigma factor has translation MAISQSTAARYTAQDPDVRLMLRVQQDDAEAFEELMLRYQDRVVSLMTHLVGKRDLAEDLAQDIFMRVYRSRKRYVPGAKFSTWLYTIANNVASNSRRGLARRREVNLVAQDSGEFTGNPLDQAALEASGLMPTRQLDKAELSQVVQMAVAALNDRQRMAVLLNKFEHMSYEEIAEVMELTPAAVKSLLSRARGNLRQVLEPYLEQGTKIDTPRESE, from the coding sequence TTGGCCATCAGCCAGTCCACCGCAGCACGCTACACCGCGCAAGATCCTGACGTGCGGCTGATGCTGCGCGTGCAGCAGGACGACGCGGAAGCGTTTGAGGAGCTGATGCTGCGCTATCAGGATCGGGTCGTGTCGCTAATGACGCACTTGGTCGGCAAGCGGGATTTGGCCGAGGACCTTGCCCAAGATATTTTTATGCGGGTCTATCGCTCAAGAAAACGCTATGTGCCGGGAGCGAAGTTTTCGACTTGGCTGTACACAATCGCCAACAATGTAGCATCGAATTCGCGTCGCGGACTGGCGCGGCGTCGTGAGGTAAATCTTGTCGCCCAGGATTCAGGCGAGTTCACGGGTAATCCCCTCGATCAGGCTGCCCTCGAAGCAAGCGGTTTGATGCCAACCCGCCAGTTGGACAAGGCCGAGTTGAGCCAAGTGGTGCAAATGGCCGTCGCGGCATTGAATGATCGGCAAAGGATGGCGGTGCTGCTCAACAAATTCGAACACATGAGTTACGAAGAAATCGCCGAGGTGATGGAACTTACCCCAGCGGCAGTGAAATCGCTTTTGTCGCGCGCCCGTGGAAACCTCCGCCAGGTGCTTGAGCCTTACTTGGAGCAGGGAACGAAGATTGATACGCCGAGAGAGAGTGAATAG